The following are encoded in a window of Limibacter armeniacum genomic DNA:
- the lepA gene encoding translation elongation factor 4, whose translation MKNIRNFCIIAHIDHGKSTLADRLLQATNTVTERELKEQLLDDMDLERERGITIKSHAIQMDYEQDGEKYILNLIDTPGHVDFSYEVSRSIAACEGALLIVDASQGIEAQTISNLYLALEHDLTIIPVLNKIDLPHADPEVVAEQIMDLIACDYEDIIHASGKTGLGVENILKAIIDRIPAPEGDPEAPLQALIFDSVYNPFRGVEVYFRVMNGQMTKGDHVKFVNTRKQYHADEIGSLKLKQQPREIVSTGDVGYLISGIKEAKEVKVGDTITHVDKSCEKSIAGFEDVKPMVFAGIYPVDTQDFEELRSSMEKLQLNDASLVWEPETSAALGFGFRCGFLGMLHLEIVQERLEREFDMTVITTAPSVQYHAYLTKNDERVVVNAPSDLPDPSKLDRIEEPFIKANIITKADFVGPVISLCMDRRGTLMSQTYLTTDRVELVFEIPLAEVVFDFFDRLKTISKGYASFDYELIGFRASKLVKLDILLNNDPVDAFCAIVHRDRAYERGKRVCEKLKEVIPRQQFEIPIQSAIGNKVISRETIRALRKNVIAKCYGGDISRKRKLLEKQKKGKKRMRQLGNVEVTQEAFMAVLSVD comes from the coding sequence ATGAAGAACATAAGGAATTTCTGTATTATCGCACATATAGACCACGGTAAGAGTACACTTGCCGACAGGTTGCTTCAGGCTACGAATACCGTTACGGAGCGTGAGCTGAAGGAGCAATTGCTGGATGATATGGATCTTGAGCGTGAGCGTGGCATCACAATCAAGAGTCATGCTATCCAAATGGATTACGAACAAGATGGGGAGAAGTATATATTAAACCTGATTGACACTCCAGGTCACGTTGACTTTTCATATGAGGTATCAAGATCAATTGCAGCTTGTGAAGGAGCACTGCTAATTGTAGATGCATCGCAAGGTATCGAGGCTCAGACGATCTCCAACCTGTACCTGGCTCTCGAGCATGACCTGACTATTATTCCGGTACTGAATAAAATTGACTTGCCTCATGCAGACCCAGAAGTGGTGGCTGAGCAAATCATGGACTTGATTGCTTGTGACTATGAGGATATCATCCACGCCAGTGGTAAAACTGGTTTGGGAGTAGAAAATATTCTAAAAGCAATTATTGATCGTATTCCTGCACCAGAAGGAGATCCTGAGGCACCGCTTCAAGCACTTATCTTTGATTCAGTTTATAACCCATTCAGAGGGGTGGAGGTTTACTTCCGTGTTATGAATGGACAGATGACCAAAGGGGATCATGTAAAGTTTGTCAATACCCGTAAGCAGTATCATGCGGATGAAATTGGGTCACTGAAGCTGAAACAGCAACCGAGAGAGATTGTCTCAACCGGAGATGTAGGGTATCTGATATCTGGTATCAAAGAAGCAAAAGAGGTAAAAGTTGGTGATACAATCACACATGTAGATAAGTCATGTGAAAAATCTATCGCAGGTTTTGAAGATGTGAAGCCAATGGTATTTGCAGGTATATACCCTGTGGATACACAAGACTTTGAGGAGCTGCGTTCATCAATGGAAAAACTTCAGCTGAATGATGCATCCCTTGTGTGGGAACCAGAAACTTCAGCGGCTTTGGGCTTTGGTTTCCGTTGTGGTTTCTTGGGAATGCTACACCTTGAGATTGTACAGGAACGTTTGGAGCGTGAGTTTGATATGACTGTTATTACAACGGCTCCTTCCGTACAGTATCATGCCTACTTGACCAAGAATGATGAGAGAGTAGTGGTAAATGCACCATCTGATTTGCCTGATCCAAGTAAGCTTGACAGAATCGAAGAGCCATTTATCAAAGCAAATATTATCACGAAAGCGGACTTTGTAGGACCAGTTATTTCCCTTTGTATGGATAGAAGGGGTACGCTGATGAGTCAGACTTACCTGACAACAGACCGTGTAGAGCTAGTGTTTGAGATTCCGTTGGCGGAGGTTGTATTTGACTTCTTTGACAGACTGAAGACTATTTCCAAAGGTTATGCTTCATTTGACTATGAGTTGATCGGCTTCAGAGCTTCTAAACTTGTCAAGTTGGATATCCTTTTGAATAATGATCCAGTTGATGCTTTCTGTGCGATTGTACATAGAGACAGAGCATATGAAAGAGGAAAACGTGTTTGTGAAAAGCTGAAGGAGGTAATCCCAAGACAGCAGTTTGAGATTCCGATTCAGTCAGCAATTGGTAATAAGGTAATCTCGAGAGAAACAATCCGTGCGCTTCGTAAGAACGTAATTGCCAAGTGTTATGGTGGTGATATCTCCCGTAAGCGTAAGCTTTTAGAGAAACAGAAGAAAGGTAAAAAGAGAATGCGTCAGTTGGGTAACGTTGAGGTTACACAGGAAGCATTCATGGCAGTACTTTCTGTGGACTAA
- the rbfA gene encoding 30S ribosome-binding factor RbfA: MDSKRQQKFSRLIQKDLGEIFQQNANSMFGGAFITVTQVSVTPDLSLAKVYLSFMLVDDKQAMIEEINQHKKQVRQMLAQRIRHQARIIPDLNFYYDDTQEVAAKIDKLFEDLDIPPADDKDEDDDSTYNK, encoded by the coding sequence ATGGATAGTAAAAGACAACAAAAGTTTTCAAGACTCATACAAAAGGATCTTGGCGAGATTTTTCAGCAGAATGCCAATAGCATGTTTGGCGGAGCATTCATTACAGTAACTCAAGTTTCTGTAACACCTGACCTAAGTCTAGCCAAAGTCTATTTGAGCTTTATGCTTGTAGACGACAAGCAGGCTATGATTGAAGAGATTAATCAACATAAGAAGCAAGTTCGACAAATGCTGGCACAGCGTATTCGTCATCAGGCTAGAATTATTCCAGACCTGAACTTCTATTATGATGATACACAAGAAGTAGCAGCCAAAATTGACAAGCTTTTTGAAGATCTGGATATTCCTCCTGCTGATGACAAGGACGAGGATGACGACAGCACTTACAATAAATAA
- a CDS encoding DUF3137 domain-containing protein — translation MRTLEEFKNHFTEHVQADLQDLEERRRSMHNKRLEVGGITLLLIFMTWAAVSLNILHPYTILFIGIVTPPVAYWIYLKEFNAPEIPGEYKEKVVKRMLSFMDASLLYYPDKFVPFNSWQESHLFPLQPEYYGGDDLIQGTIDGVPISLSEIEVKNRIETISKTADSPWDAAIRFLFPKKERWETVFHGIFLQGEYPKVFEGSTFIFPDTLQRHLGHAGRIVQQNNLLRGKYIHPKNHKFRQHYVVYADDALEGEEILTEELMEKMLLLKKRSGAKVYCALIGNKISVAVDLRKELFKVDTTKPLYNPRFIEEFYKEMLYIFTLIHDLNIDGLDLSSSEDEPSSYIHTPAQTSFDIPPVQFEQEDYPEDDGLQEDDEFDEEEDFDQHGISDLLADWDQEHDE, via the coding sequence ATGAGGACCTTAGAGGAATTCAAAAACCATTTTACTGAACATGTACAAGCAGACCTGCAAGACCTTGAAGAGCGTCGCAGGAGTATGCACAACAAACGGCTGGAAGTAGGCGGCATCACCCTTTTGCTGATTTTTATGACTTGGGCTGCTGTTTCACTAAATATTCTGCATCCCTATACCATTCTTTTTATAGGAATTGTAACACCACCAGTTGCTTACTGGATTTATTTAAAAGAGTTCAACGCTCCAGAAATTCCGGGAGAATACAAAGAAAAAGTAGTTAAGAGAATGCTCTCATTTATGGACGCATCTCTTCTGTATTACCCAGACAAGTTTGTTCCATTCAACTCCTGGCAGGAAAGCCACCTTTTCCCGCTACAACCTGAATACTATGGAGGTGATGACCTGATACAAGGAACAATTGATGGTGTCCCGATTTCATTATCTGAAATTGAGGTAAAAAACCGGATAGAAACCATTAGTAAAACAGCTGACTCACCTTGGGATGCAGCCATCAGATTTCTTTTCCCTAAAAAAGAAAGATGGGAAACTGTGTTTCATGGTATTTTTCTTCAAGGAGAGTACCCGAAAGTATTTGAAGGCAGTACCTTTATTTTTCCGGATACTTTACAGCGCCACCTTGGCCATGCCGGAAGAATCGTACAGCAGAACAACCTACTAAGAGGGAAATACATACACCCTAAGAACCATAAGTTCCGTCAACACTACGTTGTATATGCGGATGATGCGCTGGAAGGTGAGGAAATCCTGACAGAAGAACTTATGGAGAAGATGCTGCTGTTAAAAAAGAGAAGTGGAGCGAAGGTTTATTGCGCTCTGATTGGTAATAAAATAAGCGTTGCCGTAGATTTGCGGAAAGAGCTGTTTAAGGTAGATACTACCAAACCTCTCTACAATCCTCGCTTTATAGAGGAATTTTACAAGGAGATGCTTTATATATTCACCTTGATTCATGATCTGAATATAGATGGACTAGATTTATCTTCATCTGAGGATGAGCCTTCATCATACATACATACCCCAGCCCAAACATCCTTTGATATCCCTCCTGTACAATTTGAACAGGAAGACTACCCAGAGGACGATGGCTTGCAAGAGGACGATGAGTTTGATGAAGAAGAAGATTTTGATCAACATGGGATCTCCGACTTATTGGCTGACTGGGATCAGGAACATGACGAGTAA
- a CDS encoding glycosyltransferase family 4 protein, translating into MKIGFEAKRVFNNYTGLGNYCRTLLENIAELHHDEVESHLFTPRIQDNARTHHFLDSGDYHLHLPKGAFKTYWRTAGVVKDLQQEGIELFHGLSHELPVGIRKSGVKSVVTIHDLIFRHYPKQYNRMDNLIYDVKFKYACENADKVVAISECTKNDIIDFYGIDPAKIEVIYQTCDDSFRGEVASEQRAKAVYRYGLPTEFILYVGSIIPRKKLKAIVEALYTMPESERVPLVAIGAGGPYKDEILSFVQEHKLEKWVYFPEKVAFSDFPALYQQAQAFIYPSIYEGFGIPIIEALFSQTPVITSNLSCLPEAAGPDACYVDPYQPESVAEGIRKVVQEQSLRESMIEKGLAYVQRFDKAIVTAQMVNLYKEVLDS; encoded by the coding sequence ATGAAAATCGGATTCGAGGCCAAACGGGTTTTCAATAACTATACTGGACTGGGCAATTACTGCCGAACACTATTAGAGAATATAGCGGAGCTTCACCATGATGAAGTAGAAAGTCACCTTTTTACCCCAAGAATTCAGGACAATGCCAGAACACACCATTTTTTGGATAGTGGAGACTATCATCTGCATTTGCCAAAAGGAGCTTTCAAAACTTATTGGCGTACGGCAGGGGTTGTAAAAGACCTTCAGCAGGAGGGAATCGAGCTATTCCATGGTTTGAGTCATGAATTGCCTGTCGGAATACGGAAATCAGGAGTGAAAAGTGTAGTCACTATCCATGACTTGATATTCAGGCATTATCCTAAGCAGTACAATCGTATGGATAACCTGATCTATGATGTCAAATTCAAGTATGCTTGTGAAAATGCTGACAAGGTGGTTGCCATCAGCGAATGTACCAAAAATGATATCATTGATTTTTATGGTATTGACCCAGCAAAGATTGAAGTGATTTATCAGACTTGCGATGATTCATTTAGAGGAGAAGTAGCCTCGGAGCAGAGGGCTAAAGCCGTTTACAGATATGGATTACCTACAGAGTTTATTCTTTATGTAGGTTCAATCATCCCAAGGAAAAAGCTGAAGGCAATAGTGGAAGCCTTATATACCATGCCTGAAAGTGAACGTGTCCCATTGGTAGCAATCGGTGCGGGAGGTCCATACAAGGATGAGATTCTGTCTTTTGTACAGGAACATAAATTGGAGAAATGGGTCTATTTTCCAGAGAAAGTGGCTTTTTCCGATTTTCCTGCACTTTATCAGCAAGCACAGGCTTTCATTTATCCGTCTATTTATGAAGGCTTTGGCATACCGATTATAGAAGCGTTGTTTAGTCAAACACCTGTCATTACTTCCAACCTCTCTTGTTTGCCTGAAGCAGCAGGACCTGATGCCTGTTATGTAGATCCTTATCAACCGGAAAGTGTTGCAGAAGGCATTCGTAAAGTAGTACAGGAGCAGTCATTGAGAGAAAGTATGATTGAAAAAGGGTTGGCTTATGTTCAGCGTTTTGATAAAGCTATTGTAACAGCACAAATGGTCAATTTGTATAAAGAAGTATTGGACAGTTAA
- a CDS encoding MTH1187 family thiamine-binding protein, with protein MNNHVNVAVQVLPSAQDKHPYDLVDKAIEVIQKSGLKYQVCPFETVIEGDYHKVMEVVKQVQDACYEAGAESLMTYIKIQSRRDDKVTIEDKMEKYS; from the coding sequence ATGAATAATCATGTGAATGTAGCAGTTCAGGTTTTGCCTTCTGCACAAGATAAACATCCGTATGACTTAGTGGATAAGGCTATTGAGGTAATCCAGAAGTCAGGACTGAAATATCAGGTTTGTCCTTTCGAAACTGTAATTGAGGGAGATTACCATAAGGTAATGGAAGTGGTCAAACAAGTACAAGATGCCTGTTATGAGGCAGGAGCCGAATCTTTAATGACCTATATCAAGATACAGAGTAGGAGAGACGACAAGGTGACTATCGAAGATAAAATGGAAAAGTATAGCTAG
- the truA gene encoding tRNA pseudouridine(38-40) synthase TruA translates to MRYFIEVAYHGALYHGWQVQPNAETVQEKLNFVLSKLLRAEIEITGSGRTDTGVHCSQQFAHFDYDDEIVEKDLLHKANSFLPPDISLKSIRRVTDEAHARFDAVSRSYEYKITLHKNPFLQGLAYTLRWTPDLKLLNQAASVLPEYTDFEAFSKIHSDVHTHNCDIMEAYWVQNGDDLTFHIKANRFLRGMVRIITGNLLQVGLGKLSIEEMRDIIEKKDRKRAARFLVPGHGLYLNQVTYPESIWL, encoded by the coding sequence ATGAGATATTTTATAGAAGTAGCTTACCATGGAGCACTCTACCATGGCTGGCAAGTACAGCCGAATGCAGAGACCGTACAAGAAAAACTCAACTTTGTCTTGAGTAAGCTACTCAGAGCTGAAATAGAAATCACAGGAAGCGGTAGAACCGATACTGGCGTACACTGTAGTCAGCAATTTGCACACTTTGACTATGATGATGAAATAGTGGAAAAAGACCTGTTGCATAAAGCCAACTCCTTTCTTCCTCCTGATATTTCTCTCAAAAGCATACGGAGAGTCACAGATGAAGCACACGCTCGTTTTGATGCTGTCAGTCGTTCATACGAATATAAAATCACGCTGCATAAAAATCCATTTTTACAGGGACTTGCTTACACACTTCGTTGGACTCCTGACCTAAAGCTACTTAATCAGGCAGCCAGTGTACTACCTGAATATACTGATTTTGAAGCTTTCAGTAAGATTCACTCTGACGTACACACCCACAACTGTGACATTATGGAAGCTTATTGGGTTCAAAATGGGGATGATCTTACTTTCCATATCAAAGCTAACCGCTTTTTGAGAGGTATGGTAAGGATTATTACAGGTAACCTGCTTCAGGTTGGTTTAGGGAAACTCAGCATTGAAGAAATGCGGGATATCATTGAAAAAAAAGACCGCAAGCGGGCTGCACGTTTCCTTGTACCAGGACATGGACTTTACCTCAATCAGGTTACATACCCCGAAAGTATTTGGCTCTAA
- a CDS encoding MutS-related protein, with protein sequence MEDQRQVFHQFENKYKSLQGKYHRQYLTTATIRAVWFILALVGCIYWANARMSSYIWLTLVIAIPIFLVLVKQHRKIQFRKKIAENLSIINAQEIALLEGNLSSVTDNGESYKKKTHPFSYDLDLFGKGSLFAFINRSHTLSGKDTLAEWLQTYATSEEVVDRQEAVTELSELVEWRQQLQAKSMLADTDRDKLEKLSNWFDQPSQFLGKPLYKTLIIVLPIILISAIVLWALSIVPSAVPFGFFLLNLGVLGKHSNYITNAVEETTKQLSTIQSYRLLLSQVEDQPFQAKKLHSMRQLLLDEPPASQQVLQLEKILNSLEARLNILFSFTVNAVLLFDINYMIKLEKWKEVHRHKLQNWLHIIGEFEALSSLAAYKYAHPDFCMPDVTPTYFRFEAKELGHPLIGSSNRVCNDFSMDMSGQLMLVTGSNMAGKSTFQRTLGVNAVLAMAGAPVCAKEMKISPCRLFTSMRIEDSLEENISSFYAELKRIQQLFELLKEDEQVFFLLDELLRGTNSQDRHKGVKAIIKQLGQTKASGLISTHDLELASLADDAPEKITNFSFGSRIENGKLIFDYKLKKGVCSSFSASALMEQMGIHLE encoded by the coding sequence ATGGAAGATCAAAGACAAGTTTTTCATCAATTCGAAAATAAGTATAAATCATTACAAGGTAAATACCATCGCCAATACCTTACGACTGCTACCATACGTGCCGTATGGTTCATTTTGGCACTTGTCGGCTGTATTTATTGGGCTAATGCCCGTATGTCATCCTATATTTGGCTTACCTTGGTTATTGCTATACCTATCTTTTTAGTATTGGTAAAGCAGCACAGAAAAATACAATTTCGTAAAAAAATTGCGGAAAACCTGTCTATCATCAACGCTCAAGAAATAGCATTATTGGAAGGAAATCTTTCTTCAGTCACAGATAATGGCGAATCTTATAAAAAAAAGACACATCCTTTCAGTTATGACCTTGATCTATTCGGAAAAGGCTCTCTATTTGCTTTTATCAATAGATCCCATACACTTTCTGGTAAAGACACCCTAGCGGAATGGTTACAGACATATGCAACCTCAGAAGAAGTGGTTGACAGGCAAGAAGCCGTTACAGAGCTATCAGAGCTAGTAGAGTGGAGACAACAGTTGCAAGCTAAATCCATGTTGGCTGATACTGACAGGGATAAACTAGAAAAGCTTTCCAACTGGTTTGACCAACCTTCTCAGTTTTTAGGCAAACCGCTCTATAAAACTTTAATCATTGTACTTCCTATTATTCTGATATCAGCTATTGTGCTTTGGGCTTTATCCATTGTTCCGTCAGCAGTTCCTTTTGGATTTTTCTTACTCAACCTTGGGGTATTAGGAAAACATAGTAACTACATCACCAATGCTGTAGAAGAGACTACCAAGCAACTCAGTACTATTCAATCTTACAGACTACTACTCTCCCAAGTAGAAGACCAGCCATTCCAAGCCAAGAAACTACACAGTATGCGACAATTGCTCTTGGATGAACCTCCTGCATCACAACAAGTATTACAGCTAGAAAAAATCCTCAACAGTTTGGAAGCAAGGTTGAATATCCTTTTTTCATTTACTGTCAATGCTGTATTGCTGTTTGACATCAATTACATGATCAAGCTTGAAAAGTGGAAAGAAGTACACCGCCACAAACTCCAAAACTGGCTGCACATTATTGGAGAATTTGAAGCACTTTCAAGTTTAGCTGCTTACAAGTACGCTCATCCTGATTTTTGTATGCCTGATGTGACACCAACTTACTTTCGCTTTGAAGCGAAAGAACTTGGTCACCCACTCATAGGGTCATCCAACCGTGTTTGCAATGACTTCTCTATGGACATGTCAGGACAACTAATGCTAGTCACTGGATCCAATATGGCAGGCAAGAGTACGTTCCAGCGTACATTGGGCGTTAATGCTGTTCTAGCAATGGCTGGAGCTCCTGTATGTGCCAAAGAAATGAAGATTTCTCCTTGCAGGCTATTTACTAGCATGCGAATCGAGGATTCCCTAGAAGAGAACATATCTTCCTTTTATGCTGAACTCAAACGCATCCAACAATTATTCGAATTACTTAAAGAAGATGAGCAAGTATTTTTCCTTTTGGATGAGCTATTGAGAGGAACGAATTCTCAAGACAGGCACAAAGGTGTAAAAGCGATCATCAAGCAACTAGGGCAGACAAAAGCTTCAGGACTGATTTCCACCCATGACTTGGAACTGGCTTCACTAGCTGATGACGCTCCAGAAAAAATCACGAATTTCAGCTTTGGCAGTCGCATTGAAAATGGCAAACTGATCTTCGACTATAAGCTGAAAAAAGGTGTCTGCTCATCCTTTAGTGCAAGTGCTCTTATGGAGCAAATGGGTATACACTTGGAGTAG
- a CDS encoding Na/Pi symporter, translated as MTLTQLKNKGGDKTWYNTLTRVLSIMAAFILFLVAFELMTMAIGALGKDYTRNLITATSNPFIALFIGMLVTAIVQSSSTVTAVVVAMAGTGTINYTDAVPIIMGANIGTTITSTLVSLGYIGSKNMFRKAIAAASLHDFFNLFTALVLFPLEYLTKSLSGLSETIANNIFPNMGNNTTINVHHVDFVSSIFKYFGINPANYLWPIGILSVVLLLLALKAISSLSKKWLQSKRERENLELFFFNTPVKSLVSGLLLTASVQSSSLTSSLIVPLVATNKVTLPKAFNFLIGANVGTTVTALIAALSTNSHAAIVIAIAHLLFNIFGLLLFITPLSRLPQWYATTLSNLVSQNRIFGFYYLLAFYFVIPFLLILIDKVL; from the coding sequence ATGACATTGACGCAATTGAAGAACAAAGGAGGGGATAAAACTTGGTACAATACCTTGACACGGGTATTGTCTATCATGGCTGCGTTTATATTGTTTCTGGTAGCTTTTGAGTTGATGACCATGGCTATTGGAGCCTTGGGAAAAGACTATACAAGAAACCTTATTACGGCAACGTCTAACCCATTTATCGCACTCTTTATAGGGATGCTGGTTACTGCTATTGTACAAAGTAGCTCAACCGTTACTGCTGTTGTGGTTGCAATGGCTGGCACAGGAACCATCAACTATACAGATGCAGTTCCCATTATAATGGGAGCCAACATAGGCACCACTATCACAAGTACACTGGTATCTCTAGGGTATATAGGGTCCAAGAATATGTTCCGTAAAGCAATTGCTGCGGCATCTTTGCATGACTTCTTTAACCTATTTACGGCTTTGGTTTTGTTTCCTTTGGAATACCTTACCAAGTCCCTATCAGGTCTTTCGGAAACCATAGCCAACAACATATTCCCTAACATGGGAAACAACACTACAATTAATGTCCATCATGTTGACTTCGTTTCTTCCATATTCAAGTACTTTGGTATAAATCCTGCCAACTACCTTTGGCCTATCGGAATACTCTCTGTAGTTCTGCTTTTATTGGCGTTAAAAGCAATATCATCTTTATCCAAAAAGTGGCTACAGTCAAAAAGAGAGCGTGAAAATCTGGAGCTATTCTTCTTCAATACCCCTGTCAAATCATTGGTCTCAGGTCTATTGTTGACCGCTTCAGTACAGTCAAGTTCACTTACATCATCCTTGATTGTTCCTTTGGTTGCTACCAATAAGGTAACGCTACCTAAAGCTTTCAACTTCTTGATTGGGGCAAATGTAGGAACTACAGTAACCGCTTTGATTGCTGCATTGTCTACTAATTCGCATGCAGCTATTGTAATTGCCATAGCACACCTTCTATTCAATATTTTTGGCTTGCTACTGTTTATTACACCTTTGTCCCGCTTACCACAATGGTATGCTACGACATTGAGTAATTTGGTCTCACAGAATCGAATATTTGGGTTTTATTACTTGTTGGCATTTTACTTCGTGATACCATTTTTATTGATTTTAATAGATAAGGTTCTTTAA
- a CDS encoding SAM-dependent methyltransferase gives MKVYLIPCPLAENAYDTLSFAVHEVVKNTTHYLVEDERSARRFISGLGLGVNVRELNFYLLDKKTKYEQVQSYFKSIPSDANVGIISEAGCPGIADPGAKAVEYAHKNGIEVQPLIGPSSILLALMASGFNGQNFAFYGYLPVKKPEKVKEIKRLENDSMKFNRTQVFMETPYRNNALLDDLVANCHPDTKLCVACNITAEDQYIKTLRIAEWKKEKVDLHKKPTIFVLHAK, from the coding sequence GTGAAAGTTTATCTTATTCCCTGTCCGTTAGCGGAGAACGCTTATGATACACTGTCTTTTGCTGTGCATGAGGTAGTTAAGAATACAACTCATTACTTAGTCGAAGACGAGAGGTCGGCAAGAAGGTTTATCAGTGGGTTAGGACTTGGTGTGAATGTACGTGAGCTGAACTTTTACTTACTTGACAAGAAAACTAAGTATGAACAGGTTCAGTCTTACTTCAAGTCAATTCCATCGGATGCCAATGTTGGAATCATATCAGAAGCAGGGTGTCCAGGAATTGCAGATCCGGGAGCAAAGGCAGTCGAGTATGCGCATAAAAATGGGATTGAGGTACAGCCATTGATTGGGCCTTCTTCAATCTTGCTGGCTTTAATGGCTTCAGGGTTTAACGGACAAAATTTTGCGTTCTACGGCTACCTTCCAGTAAAGAAGCCAGAGAAGGTGAAAGAGATTAAAAGGCTAGAGAATGACTCTATGAAGTTTAACCGAACTCAGGTTTTTATGGAGACTCCTTATAGAAATAATGCATTGCTTGATGATTTGGTAGCTAACTGTCACCCTGACACGAAGCTATGTGTGGCTTGTAACATTACAGCGGAAGATCAATACATCAAGACATTGAGAATTGCAGAGTGGAAAAAAGAGAAGGTTGACCTGCATAAAAAGCCAACTATCTTTGTGTTGCATGCTAAATAG
- a CDS encoding histidine phosphatase family protein produces MKQKNIYIIRHGETALNKKKWVQGSGVDSRLNELGQAQAHAFYSTYGHVKFDRVFTSKLIRTHESVQSFIDDSIPWVQLWGLNEISWGDKEGRKLTAKDDQQYFDMIKAWNNGDYTQKSPGGESPLEVAERQQKAWEYIMSYEEDENILVCMHGRAIRILLCGLLRVPMSEMDIFKHQNLCLYQLSYTNGLYKIEKENDTSHLASLFSEAH; encoded by the coding sequence ATGAAACAGAAAAACATTTATATCATAAGGCACGGCGAAACGGCCCTCAACAAAAAGAAATGGGTGCAAGGAAGTGGCGTAGACTCACGACTCAATGAGTTAGGCCAAGCACAAGCTCATGCCTTTTACAGTACTTATGGACATGTAAAATTTGACCGGGTTTTTACTTCTAAACTGATACGCACACATGAATCTGTACAGTCGTTTATTGATGACAGTATTCCTTGGGTACAGCTTTGGGGCTTAAATGAGATCAGTTGGGGTGACAAAGAAGGAAGAAAGCTTACTGCTAAAGATGACCAGCAGTACTTTGATATGATCAAAGCTTGGAACAATGGTGATTACACACAGAAGTCACCTGGAGGAGAATCTCCTTTGGAGGTCGCAGAGCGTCAGCAAAAAGCATGGGAGTATATAATGTCTTACGAAGAAGATGAAAATATTCTGGTTTGTATGCATGGTCGTGCAATACGGATTCTTCTTTGTGGATTACTAAGAGTCCCAATGTCAGAGATGGATATTTTCAAACACCAAAATCTCTGCCTATACCAACTAAGCTACACTAATGGACTATACAAGATTGAAAAGGAAAATGACACTTCTCACCTGGCATCCCTGTTTAGTGAAGCTCACTAA